ttccccctcctttcctggtTTGGAACAGTCATGTCCACGCTCATTTTGACACAAATATGGACTAGATGGAACGAGGCGTCACGAAAGCCGGGGAGGACGGGCATGGGGATGTTTGGGGAGGTCTTttatgaatattattattattgtattggattttttatGCCGTAAGCCGCTGCAAGCTGTCAGGCCAGGAGCATCAGCCTAGAAATTGACCGAATGAGTATATAGCAAGCTCAGCCTCCAGGGGCCATTCCCTGCATCTCACCCTCTGctctcctcctttttcccctcccttcccgcccAGCTGTCCATCTGGGGCGACATGCAGGTCTGGCGCCAGGCGGCCACCCAGGTCTTCTTCGCCCTGGGCCTGGGCTTCGGCACCATCATTGCCTACTCCAGCTACAACCCCCGGGACAACAACTGCCACTTCGACGGGCTGCTGGTCGCCCTGGTCAACTTCCTCACCTCGGTGCTGGCCACGCTGGTCGTCTTCGCTGTCCTGGGCTTCCGGGCCAACACCATCGCGCAGGCCTGCGTGGAAAGGTAAGCGGGTCCCCTGCTGAGGCCCACCCCCGTCGTGTCAGTCCCGGTGGGTGCTGAGGATGCCTTTACGCTAATGGGTCTGCGTATTCATCCCCGCTTCTTTTTCTGCAGGAACGTAAAACCTCCGAACCGCCACTTCTCCCGATTCCAACattttcttcttggtttttttCCAGCAACCTGGACAAGCTGTATCACCTGCAGTTCAACGGCTCCCTCTTCCTTGAGTCACTCCCTGCCAGGAATGTCTCAGCCAATCAGTACAGCCTCTGGTATCAGGGACTCACCAATGAAACGGAGACGCGGTTGCAGGACCTGGGGGTGGTGAATTGCCGTGTCGAGGACGAGATGAACAAGGTGAGCACGCGAGGGGGTGCCGCGGAGGGGCGTGAGAGGCAGGCCATTGGCTGGTGCCTAGCCTGCAACactctcctagaatcatagagttggaaggggccatacaggccatctagtccaaccccctgctcaatgcaggatcagaatcacagaatcatagagttggaaggggccacacaggccatctagtccaaccccctgctcaatgcaggatcagaatcacagaatcatagagttggaaggggccacacaggccatctagtccaaccccctgctcaacgcaggatcagaatcatagaatcatagagttggaaggggccacacaggccatctagtccaaccccctgttcaacgcaggatcagaatcacagaatcatagagttggaaggggccatacaggccatctagtccaaccccctgctcaacgcaggatcagaatcacagaatcatagagttggaaggggccagacaggccatctagtccaaccccctgctcaacacaggatcagcccagctcACAATCCACCAGTCCAGATAGACCGGTACGGTGGCCTATCAGGGACTCGGCAAACTTCCTGGTGTTGCCGCCTGTCTAGGAATAGGAGTGGGAGcgtcgtgctttccagggagttgtgacagagctctttgtactctccccagctgccatggaGTGGATTGAAACATTTGGATGTCTAGTTTAGATATTAGATTAGTTAGATTagttgcccaatctgtctgcatggCCGTTGTACCTACTTGGCTGACTATTTTTGTATTATTACATGCTTCCTGGGTGCGTCTCTGCCACgtgagaaatataaataaataatctgggaACAGCGACGGTGCTCCTCCATGATGAGTCATGGCTGATGGGTCATGTTGGCATCAGGGACACACCTAGGCTGTTGTTATTTGCCTGGCTGCCCTCTGCGCGTGATCCGTCGAACGTCAAAGGACAGAAGCTATTAGGACCAAGATTCTGTTTCAACCGGAAGGGGAGACTTTTCGTCCCTTTTATACTTTATGCCTcctcttgattttaaaaaaagtccaggctccgccccctttcccaggcacagtaATCATGTGAGACTACCAGCCCCCCAGGTCAACAGAAGAAGCCAGTTCCCCACGTCCtcagcaatgctgggaatagcttgtggctgagctcATTAAGGCAGGATTTTGGGAGAGGGCTGGGGAGCTCCCGGGGAGCCCCAAGGAACCTCTACACAGACGTGTCtgactaggatccaggagatgCACGTTAGAATCTGCACTCTCTGTGGCTCCCATTCTCTCCTGATGTTCAGTGCAGGCCAAGAGGAGAGAATAATTCCCCGtttctccatctccctccctccacagggCGTGGAAGGCACAGGCCTGGCGTTCATCGCTTTCACCGAGGCCATGACCCTCTTCCCCACGGCCCCGTTCTGGTCCGTGCTGTTCTTCTTCATGCTCCTCAACCTGGGGCTCAGCACCATGCTCGGAAACATGCAAGGGATCATCACCCCTTTGCTGGACAACTTCCAGCGCCTCCACCGGAGAAGGACCCTCTTCACAGGTACGTGGCTGCCGGGAGCAGGATCCTGGGGAGGCCACCTCATCCCCCGAGCGATACCTCAGAGGGCCTCTGAGCAGGTGCAGAGGGCTCTCCCTTCACCACTCTATAACCCCCAGGAGCCCTTGCACAGAGATGGGTTTGGGGGTCAGGATGGAAGTCCAGGACAGGATGCGATTCCCCAGCAGGCGGGAAGTCCAGGATAGGATGCGATTCCCCAGTAGGTGGGAAGTCCAGGACAGGATGTGATTCCCCAGCAGGCGGGAAGTCCAGGACAGGATGCGATTCCCCAGCAGGCGGGAAGTCCAGGACAGGATGCGATTCTCCAGCAGGCGGGAAGTCCAGGACAGGATGCGATTCCCCAGCAGGTGGGAAGTCCAGGACAGGATGCGATTCCCCAGCAGGCGGGAAGTCCAGGACAGGATGCGATTCCCCAGCAGGTTGGAAGTCCAGGACAGGATGCGATATCCCCAGCAGGCGGGAAGTCCAGGACAGGCTGCGATTCCCAGCACTTGTTTTCCATCTTCACAGTATTGTGCTGCGTCGTTGGGTTTCTGTTCGGCCTGCTTTTTGTCCAGCGCTCCGGCAGCTACTTTGTGTCCATGTTTGACGACTACTCGGCCACCCTGCCCCTCCTGATCGTCGTGGGGTTTGAAGCCTTCGCGGTGGCCTGGGTCTACGGGGCCGACAGGTACGTTCCGAACCTGCCTCCCAGCCGTGTCCGTTTGACCCCTCTCTTTTGATTGCCGCAGCTTCCTCTCCCGTCAGCCACTGACCCAGGACCACCGCAAGCCCTTGCCACCGCCCAATTGCCATTGGTCTGGGGCTTCGTGGCCCCCGGGGGTGTCTTAGTGTCCGTCCCACCCTACAGAGTGGGACAAAACCCGCTGGAACATTGGGGTGGTCACCATGGCAACGCGGGGCCCAACAAGATCAGCTTGTTGTACGAGGCCTGGGGGGGAAGCCCAAGGGCCGAGGAGGACTCTCCGGTCCCCTCTGGTGGCACCTGATGAAGGGGAACAGAAGCagccaggaagggagaaaggaccCTGGGTGGAGCCCAAGAAAAACTCTTTCTTTCCCCGGGGAGGTGAAGCAGGAAAGGTAGGCCGGCCCGTGTCAGTCTGTCTCATGCGTTGTCGTTCCTTCCTTTGGACCCCAGGTTCTTAGACGACAtagaagccatgctgggctggCGTCCCTGGGGCATCTACAGCTACATGTGGCGCTTCATCAGCCTGGCCTCGATGCTCTGCCTGCTGCTCGCCAGCCTGGTGCGCATGTGTTTAAGTCGCCCAACCTACAACGCCTGGAACGAGGAAGAggtgagccccctccccacccacccctccggTCCTGTCCCTTCGTGGTTCCAACCAATGACAGTGGGAGGAAGAGAAGTTCCCTTATTCTGATTCATatcctggtgggggtgggaaacaccgtcaagtcacagctgacgcaCGCTgacccctggtggggttttcaaggccagagacgtccagaggtggtttgccacgaCTCCCCCCGTGTCACTATTAGGGGGTGAGGACGAAGAGGCCGGTCACCCACTGAGGTTCCAAGCGTATTATGTGCCCCATGAAACAAGGTTGCTctaagccagcgtggtgtcctgGATCTTTGGCCATCTTTTCACACCTTCTTGCAAGCTTAAGAAGGTTCAGACTAAAGTTGCTGAGCACGCAGGATAGTTCAGGGACAAGCCCTTACTTGGGTAGCTCAGGAAAACCCAATCCCGTCCAATctgcaagctaagcagggctgaccccggCTGGTATTTGAGTGGGAGACCGCCAAAGATTTGGGGGACCATTGATCCAAGGAACACAAGGGGGTCATGACATcgaggcaagaaatggcaaacccacctccggacatcccttgcctggctgccagctccaggacaGCTGCGGTTCGCAAATGAGCTGCTTTCTCAGTCCCGCAGACTGTGGTGCATTTAAAGGAACAGTACTCTGTTAGCTACCAGCGTTGGACCACTGATCTCTATCCCAAGACTGCCCGACGGGCTCTGTTGATACCGATTGCCGTGTCTCTTTACAGGCCGATACACAGCAGCTGGAATACCCGCCGTGGGCCCTGGGCCTTCTCATAAGCCTCATTGTCGTGGCTGCCCTTCCCATCCCGATCATGTTTGTCCGGCAGCTGCTGCTAGAGCGGCTGGCGCTGGCAGTGCCACCTGTGCCCTCTAAGGacgaaggggaggaggagaaagagagcccAGCGGATCCCGATTACCAAAGCAATGGCTACCTGCCCGTTCGGACGGAAGACAGGCGGGACTTCTAGCAGGGGATGCACCCTGTGCAGGACGTGACCCACCCGAGCGTCTAAATCCTCTTTGCTTTGGACAGATCCGCTGCCGTATCTTGCCCCACCAGCCTCAGGCTCCACGATACCAGGGCTGGTGTTTGTCTAGACCCTTCGGGGGCTCGTTGTCTAGTGGGTGGATGCCGAAGACGAGCGAGCCACTAAAACAGGGAACCAACATGGTTTCCACAGCTAAGCCCATCACGGCTTAGGACGTGAAGACCCTAAAGGCCAGGATAGAGGACTCCAGAGACCTCAGAGTAGTCAAGAGCGATGTCCAGGTGGCCTGAGGCAGACTGAGGTTTGCAAACCACAGCAAGGCCGTGCATGGGACAACCACAGAAGTCTGCGTTTGCTTCTCAGAAGATGTTCTGAGGCCTCCATGACTACTGGGGTGTGAGACTTAAAAGAGATTTTTGCCAATTGACTTCGGGAGGCTAAAGGGCTGTGCTCCGAAGAGCAGGGTGAGATTCCCCAGGATCCGAGCAGGTAAAGGACGCTCCAAGGCCTGGTGTGGAGGTTGTCTCTTCTGGATCACGTACCTGTTACAATCCCTACCTGCGTTCGCTACCTCCACGGCTCCCTCTGTTCCCTCGGCCCGGGCCTGTATTAAAGAGTCAGTTCCTTGGCTGCAGGGGGCTTTCGGTTTATTGCCATGCCGGTGACACCGGATCCCCCGTTGGCACTCTGCAAGGAGGGTTATCCAAACATCAAGCAAATCCACAGGCCATTGGGAGGAGGAGCAGAATAGGCCAGAAGACTAGCACACGGTTAACAGTATTATGGCCGGAGCCCCCTGGAAGTAAGACTGAGTTTAGGAATATGGCAAGGGAAAGCCAGTGACCTCCAGGGCCCAGCAAAGGTCTCTGAAAGTGAGCTGAGGGGCTCAAACAGCGAGCCACGGCTGTACAGCCGTGTTGTCTGGGCTCTGCCTTGGGCTTCTTGGATGGCTTCTGGCCATTCTTTATGGAAGGGTGTAAGTTGGATCGCGTCAGTTTGGTGTTGTGTTTCagggtggcagcctctaatctggagaaccgggcatgagtccccacctctcctccacatgcagccagctgggtgaccttgggcccgtctcagttctgtcagagctctctcccgccccacctgtctcacagcagggtgggaagaggaagggtaggccgctttgagactccttcaggcagtgaaaagcagg
The Paroedura picta isolate Pp20150507F chromosome 16, Ppicta_v3.0, whole genome shotgun sequence genome window above contains:
- the LOC143826227 gene encoding LOW QUALITY PROTEIN: sodium-dependent neutral amino acid transporter B(0)AT2-like (The sequence of the model RefSeq protein was modified relative to this genomic sequence to represent the inferred CDS: deleted 1 base in 1 codon), whose protein sequence is MEKSKIDAESGAIHEVEDSGELLLDEPRARPAWGSKAQYILAQVGFSVGLGNVWRFPYLCHQNGGGAFLLLYLLLLFVIGIPLFFLELAAGQIIRQGSIGVWKHISPRLAGIGFASCIVCSFVALYYNVIIAWSLYYMGSSFQLPLPWDGCPEVSNQTQEETECTRSSPTTYFWYRNALNVTGSIEESGGFNLALTGCLFAAWALVCLAMIKGIKSSGKVLYFSSLFPYVVLFCFLVRALLLDGAMDGISIMFTPKLSIWGDMQVWRQAATQVFFALGLGFGTIIAYSSYNPRDNNCHFDGLLVALVNFLTSVLATLVVFAVLGFRANTIAQACVESNLDKLYHLQFNGSLFLESLPARNVSANQYSLWYQGLTNETETRLQDLGVVNCRVEDEMNKGVEGTGLAFIAFTEAMTLFPTAPFWSVLFFFMLLNLGLSTMLGNMQGIITPLLDNFQRLHRRRTLFTVLCCVVGFLFGLLFVQRSGSYFVSMFDDYSATLPLLIVVGFEAFAVAWVYGADRFLDDIEAMLGWRPWGIYSYMWRFISLASMLCLLLASLVRMCLSRPTYNAWNEEEADTQQLEYPPWALGLLISLIVVAALPIPIMFVRQLLLERLALAVPPVPSKDEGEEEKESPADPDYQSNGYLPVRTEDRRDF